The proteins below are encoded in one region of Mya arenaria isolate MELC-2E11 chromosome 15, ASM2691426v1:
- the LOC128219740 gene encoding multiple epidermal growth factor-like domains protein 10 has product MDFSAWNNFAIYLQIFLYFLRLYVEGHVCPRCFCCANGSDCRETDGLCYGNCMQGYFGSFCNQHCGYNCLECDKYSGCTLCKEGHHGDTCDLCKEGYYPMGKECLKCPGNCITCLSFEKCHSCMDGMFGNSCQYNCSACINGDCDVKSPSCQCHLKFSGTLCDTCSSGFYGDKCENNCSFGCLNTCDSKTGECLCNQHFSGKKCDECASGYFGISCGSKCLKSCATCLESNTCTTCLPGRYGDACQMSCSFGCVNNTCTADGMCACKQNFTGENCDTCISGHYGLSCNLSCSAYCINCSSLQECHSCETGFFVKNGTCLKVNVPDAKPLSEEGHSVNVIVICSLVAIFVISIIVGLTFFCVKQRGKIYLHPAGPPRGIKIDDIISIYNISSDVGKSSEIEFHQDDGYSTLDKKHLDSK; this is encoded by the exons ATGGATTTCAGTGCATGGAAtaattttgctatttatttgcaaatattccTGTATTTCCTCCGTCTTTAcg TCGAGGGTCATGTCTGCCCCAGGTGCTTCTGTTGTGCAAATGGCTCTGACTGCAGGGAGACTGATGGCCTTTGTTACGGGAACTGCATGCAAGGGTATTTTGGATCCTTCTGTAACCAACATTGCGGCTACAACTGCTTAGAATGTGACAAATACAGTGGTTGTACACTCTGTAAAGAGGGTCACCATGGCGACACATGTGACTTGTGCAAGGAGGGATATTATCCAATGGGGAAAGAGTGTCTCAAATGCCCTGGAAATTGTATCACATGTCTTTCCTTCGAGAAGTGTCATTCATGCATGGATGGAATGTTTGGGAACTCCTGTCAATATAACTGCAGCGCATGCATAAATGGTGACTGTGATGTTAAATCCCCATCTTGCCAGTGTCATTTAAAGTTTAGTGGTACATTATGTGACACATGTTCCTCGGGTTTCTATGGCgacaaatgtgaaaataactGCTCGTTTGGCTGTCTTAACACATGTGATTCTAAAACAGGGGAGTGCCTTTGTAATCAGCATTTCTCTGGCAAAAAATGTGACGAGTGTGCTTCAGGGTACTTTGGAATCTCATGCGGGTCTAAGTGCCTGAAAAGCTGTGCAACGTGTTTGGAAAGTAACACGTGCACAACATGCCTTCCAGGTCGTTATGGAGATGCATGTCAAATGAGCTGCTCATTTGGCTGTGTTAATAACACATGCACAGCTGACGGGATGTGCGCATGCAAACAAAATTTTACTGGTGAAAACTGTGACACATGTATTTCCGGACATTATGGACTGTCCTGCAACTTGTCATGCTCTGCCTATTGCATAAACTGCTCCTCATTGCAAGAATGCCACTCATGTGAAACCGGGTTCTTTGTGAAAAATGGAACATGTCTCAAAGTGAACGTTCCCGATGCAAAACCATTGAGTGAGGAAGGCCATTCTGTGAATGTAATTGTTATCTGCAGTTTGGTTGCCATCTTCGTCATCAGCATCATCGTTGGCCTCACATTCTTCTGTGTCAA GCAACGAGGGAAGATCTACCTTCACCCTGCTGGTCCTCCACGTGGCATCAAAATAGATGACATCATCAGTATCTACAACATCAGCAGTGATGTTG GAAAATCATCGGAAATAGAGTTTCACCAAGACGATGGTTATTCAACACTGGACAAGAAGCATTTGGATAGCAAATAA
- the LOC128219739 gene encoding ankyrin-3-like, giving the protein MGKSMSRTVYIESENNAQLFTAIEKGQLHVVKRIVKISDSTVLYTARQKGKSLLHCAVLNGQIEALKYLLDAGLDANTKDDFGDAALLEVAHCSSWIDLKVVEAIIKLLIGAKADINATSNIGRTCLLKCIVEYRLATAEKLLTFRANPNLCDTDGLYPIHVCATYKLLPLLKKLVAFKANIDAQDIKGRTALYLSVNAGHQEIPTELIKYGCNVNLGSSFGYPLSAAITKCRPDMVKLLLEHGANVQIKLNEQRQVFLKGYDCLNLALIVLHIHSAIADMTHYTEEPRIENLKAAIRILDLIIQSMGKPVVFNKNIFFRSRKPDLSSDITLLPIDRQLKAIYQRLVFVYEMTKAYGKPALEGMPPLNPSIDKRSLQNICRMKMRQYLLESGSNVLCSIERVDCPQTVKDVLLLKDISWC; this is encoded by the coding sequence ATGGGAAAGTCAATGTCAAGAACAGTTTACATTGAGTCTGAGAACAATGCTCAACTTTTTACAGCTATTGAGAAAGGGCAGTTACATGTTGTGAAGAGAATTGTGAAGATTAGTGACAGCACAGTACTGTATACGGCTAGACAAAAAGGAAAATCTTTACTCCACTGTGCGGTGCTGAATGGTCAGATAGAGGCTTTGAAGTATCTGCTAGATGCAGGTCTGGATGCTAACACAAAAGATGACTTTGGTGATGCCGCCTTGCTTGAAGTCGCCCACTGCAGCAGCTGGATAGATCTAAAAGTTGTTGAGGCAATCATAAAGCTCCTTATTGGAGCCAAGGCAGACATAAATGCAACTAGCAATATTGGAAGGACATGCTTACTGAAGTGCATAGTGGAATACAGACTTGCCACAGCCGAAAAGTTGTTAACGTTTAGAGCCAATCCAAACCTTTGTGACACAGATGGGCTTTACCCGATTCATGTATGTGCAACTTACAAACTTTTGCCGCTGTTGAAGAAACTTGTAGCCTTTAAGGCTAATATCGACGCTCAGGATATCAAAGGAAGAACCGCACTTTACCTGTCTGTTAATGCGGGTCACCAGGAAATCCCAACAGAGCTTATCAAATATGGCTGCAACGTTAACCTTGGTTCCAGCTTTGGTTATCCGCTGTCCGCCGCAATCACAAAGTGCCGACCTGATATGGTCAAATTATTGTTGGAGCACGGGGCAAATGTGCAAATAAAACTGAATGAACAGCGACAGGTGTTTCTGAAAGGCTATGACTGCTTGAACTTGGCCCTTATTGTCCTACATATACACTCAGCCATAGCTGACATGACACATTACACGGAGGAACCAAGAATTGAGAATTTGAAAGCAGCCATAAGAATTCTTGATCTTATCATCCAAAGTATGGGAAAACCcgttgtttttaacaaaaacatattctttcGTTCACGGAAGCCTGACTTATCCAGTGACATTACATTGCTTCCGATAGATAGACAACTGAAGGCAATTTATCAGCGCCTTGTGTTTGTATACGAGATGACTAAAGCGTATGGCAAACCTGCACTGGAAGGCATGCCCCCACTCAATCCATCTATTGACAAGCGGTCACTTCAAAACATCTGTCGTATGAAGATGAGGCAGTATTTGCTGGAATCTGGGTCTAATGTGCTGTGTAGTATTGAACGCGTTGATTGTCCACAAACAGTCAAAGACGTTCTACTTCTGAAAGACATTTCTTGGTGCTGA